One window of Drosophila busckii strain San Diego stock center, stock number 13000-0081.31 chromosome 3L, ASM1175060v1, whole genome shotgun sequence genomic DNA carries:
- the LOC108600620 gene encoding lariat debranching enzyme, whose protein sequence is MKIAIEGCAHGELERIYETIEGIEKERNIKIDLLLCCGDFQSTRNVEDLQTMAVPRKYLDMCSFYKFYSGERLAPILTIFIGGNHEASNYLQELPYGGWVAPNIFYLGYAGVVNVNGIRIGGISGIYKGHDFLRGHHEFPPYSEQSCRSVYHVRQLEVFRLQQLSGNLDIFMSHDWPRGIQEYGNKAQLLRFKPHFEEDIANGQLGSRPLEELLKMLQPSYWFAAHLHCKFAALVPHHRGKRVRVDKRDESSSSSSSESEDETEKEQQCSSSVKAVPVTKFLALDKCLPKRRFLQLLDLPVNVEGPPILEYDAEWLSILRTTNHLLCVKDSNYYLPGKKAGSLQERSNFTPSEEELEYIRQKFEDLQVPQNFCQTAHTFDAQEQSNYKHQHVSQPAAVLNPQSNDFCTKLGIDDPLCLAILASGNQLPKTANVQETTSVGRKVQEHLLVDQETTVTTPSKRKMNLSLPAPTARVEIALPAEEEEMQLVEQVKQEPPSELPAEISLNLDANSPLIKKLKRRNQSIYQTVDNED, encoded by the exons ACTTACAAACAATGGCCGTTCCGCGAAAGTATCTGGACATGTGTAGCTTCTACAA ATTTTATAGTGGCGAGCGCTTGGCGCCCATACTGACCATCTTCATAGGCGGTAATCATGAAGCATCCAACTATTTGCAGGAGCTTCCCTATGGCGGCTGGGTAGCACCTAACATATTTTATCTCGGATATGCGGGAGTGGTCAATGTGAATGGCATACGCATAGGTGGCATTAGTGGAATCTATAAAGGTCACGATTTTCTGCGCGGACACCATGAGTTTCCGCCGTACTCGGAGCAGAGCTGTCGTAGCGTCTACCATGTCCGTCAACTGGAGGTTTTCCGTCTGCAACAGTTAAGCGGAAATCTGGATATATTTATGAGCCACGACTGGCCTCGAGGCATACAAGAGTACGGCAACAAGGCGCAGCTACTGCGTTTTAAGCCGCACTTTGAGGAGGACATAGCGAACGGACAGCTAGGCAGCCGTCCACTGGAAGAGCTGCTAAAAATGCTGCAGCCCAGCTATTGGTTTGCGgctcatttgcattgcaaatttgcGGCCTTGGTGCCACATCATCGAGGCAAAAGGGTAAGGGTAGATAAAAGAgatgaaagcagcagcagcagcagtagtgaGAGTGAGGATGAAACTGAAAAGGAGCAGCAGTGTTCCAGCTCAGTTAAAGCTGTACCAGTGACTAAATTTCTTGCCCTGGACAAATGCCTGCCAAAGCGACGTTTTCTGCAGCTTCTCGATCTACCTGTTAACGTAGAGGGGCCACCTATTTTGGAGTATGATGCTGAGTGGTTGTCAATCTTGCGGACAACCAATCATCTACTATGCGTTAAGGATAGCAACTATTATCTGCCTGGTAAGAAGGCAGGTAGCTTACAGGAACGTTCTAATTTCACACCTAGCGAGGAGGAGCTGGAGTATATACGCCAAAAATTTGAAGACTTGCAAGTGCCACAGAATTTTTGTCAAACTGCGCATACATTTGATGCACAGGAGCAATCAAACTATAAACACCAACATGTATCGCAACCAGCGGCTGTGCTAAATCCTCAAAGCAATGATTTCTGCACCAAGCTGGGCATAGATGATCCACTTTGTCTGGCCATACTGGCAAGTGGCAATCAGCTCCCAAAAACTGCCAATGTGCAAGAAACGACATCAGTAGGTAGAAAAGTCCAGGAACATTTACTAGTCGATCAGGAGACAACGGTGACAACGCCCAGCAAACGTAAGATGAATCTGTCATTGCCAGCGCCCACAGCCAGAGTGGAGATAGCGCTGCCCGCAGAGGAAGAGGAGATGCAGCTAGTTGAGCAGGTGAAGCAAGAGCCACCCTCGGAGTTACCTGCAGAGATATCACTTAATCTTGACGCAAACAGTCCACTTATCAAAAAACTTAAACGTCGTAATCAAAGTATATACCAAACAGTGGATAATGAGGATTAA